Proteins co-encoded in one Callospermophilus lateralis isolate mCalLat2 chromosome 2, mCalLat2.hap1, whole genome shotgun sequence genomic window:
- the Wee1 gene encoding wee1-like protein kinase codes for MSFLSRQQPPPPRRAGAACTLRQKLIFSPCSDCEEEEEEEEEEGSGHSTGEDSAFQEPDSPLPPARSPTEPGPERRRSPGPVPGSPGELEEDMLLQDTCPSADAAGGGAEGDSWEEEGFGSSSPVKSPAAAYFLGSSFSPVRCGGLGDASPRGCGARQSGEGPCSPLPDHPGTPPHKTFRKLRLFDTPHTPKSLLSKARGIDSSSVKLRGGSLFMDTEKSGKREFDTRQTPQVNINPFTPDSVLLHSSGQCRRRKRAYWNDSCEDIEGSDYELEDETRPAKRITITESNMKSRYTTEFHELEKIGSGEFGSVFKCVKRLDGCVYAIKRSKKPLAGSVDEQNALREVYAHAVLGQHPHVVRYFSAWAEDDHMLIQNEYCNGGSLADAISENYRIMSYFTEVELKDLLLQVGRGLKYIHSMSLVHMDIKPSNIFISRTAIPNAASEDGDEDDWISNKVMFKIGDLGHVTRISSPQVEEGDSRFLANEVLQENYTHLPKADIFALALTVVCAAGAEPLPRNGDQWHEIRQGRLPRIPQVLSQEFTELLKVMIHPDPERRPSAMALVKHSVLLSASRKSAEQLRIELNAEKFKNSLLQKELKKAQLAKAAAEERALFTDRMATRSTTQSNRTSRLIGKKMNRSVSLTIY; via the exons ATGAGCTTCCTTAGCCGGCAGCAGCCGCCGCCGCCCCGCCGTGCGGGGGCCGCCTGCACTTTGCGGCAGAAGCTGATCTTCTCGCCCTGCAGCGActgtgaggaggaggaagaagaagaggaggaggagggcagtgGCCACAGCACTGGAGAGGACTCGGCCTTTCAGGAGCCGGACTCGCCGCTGCCGCCCGCGCGAAGCCCCACGGAGCCTGGGCCAGAGCGCCGCCGCTCGCCCGGCCCGGTCCCCGGCAGCCCCGGGGAACTGGAGGAGGACATGCTGCTGCAGGACACCTGCCCGAGCGCGGACGCGGCGGGCGGCGGGGCTGAGGGCGATTCGTGGGAGGAGGAGGGCTTCGGCTCCTCGTCGCCGGTCAAGTCGCCAGCGGCCGCCTACTTCTTAGGCAGCTCTTTCTCGCCTGTGCGCTGCGGCGGCCTGGGGGATGCGTCTCCGCGGGGTTGTGGGGCGCGCCAGTCCGGCGAGGGCCCCTGCTCGCCGCTGCCCGACCACCCGGGCACCCCGCCGCACAAGACCTTCCGCAAGCTGCGGCTCTTCGACACGCCGCACACGCCCAAG AGTTTGCTTTCCAAAGCTAGAGGAATTGATTCCAGCTCTGTGAAACTCCGCGGTGGTTCTCTATTCATGGACACAGAAAAATCAGGAAAGAGAGAATTTGACACACGACAGACTCCTCAAGTGAATATTAATCCTTTTACTCCGGATTCAGTTTTGCTTCATTCCTCAGGACAGTGTCGTAGAAGAAAGAGAGCGTATTGGAATGA TTCCTGTGAAGATATAGAAGGCAGTGATTATgagcttgaagatgaaacaagacCCGctaaa AGAATTACAATTACTGAAAGCAATATGAAGTCACGGTATACGACAGAGTTTCATGAGCTGGAAAAAATTGGCTCTGGAGAGTTTGGTTCTGTGTTTAAGTGTGTGAAGAGGCTAGATGGATGCGTTTATGCTATTAAGCGATCAAAAAAACCATTGGCCGGCTCTGTTGATGA GCAGAATGCTTTGAGAGAGGTATATGCTCATGCAGTGCTTGGACAGCATCCTCATGTGGTTCGATATTTCTCTGCCTGGGCAGAAGATGATCATATGCTTATTCAAAATGAATATTGTAATG GTGGAAGTTTAGCTGATGCTAtaagtgaaaactacagaatcatgAGTTACTTTACAGAAGTAGAGTTGAAGGATCTCCTTTTGCAAGTTGGCCGGGGCTTGAAATATATTCATTCAATGTCTTTGGTTCACATGGATATAAAACCTA GTAATATTTTCATATCTCGAACTGCAATCCCAAATGCTGCCTCTGAAGATGGAGATGAAGATGACTGGATATCCAACAAAGTTATGTTTAAAATAG GTGATCTTGGGCATGTAACAAGAATCTCTAGTCCACAAGTTGAAGAAGGTGATAGTCGTTTTCTTGCAAATGAAGTTTTACAGGAG AACTATACCCATCTACCAAAAGCGGATATTTTTGCCCTTGCCCTCACAGTGGTGTGTGCTGCTGGTGCTGAACCTCTTCCCAGAAATGGAGACCAGTGGCATGAAATCAGACAGGGTAGATTACCTCGAATTCCCCAAGTGCTTTCCCAGGAATTTACAGAGTTGTTAAAA GTTATGATTCATCCAGATCCAGAGAGAAGACCTTCAGCAATGGCACTGGTAAAGCATTCAGTATTATTGTCTGCATCTAGAAAGAGTGCTGAACAATTACGAATAGAATTGAATGCTGAAAAGTTCAAAAATTCACTTTTGCAGAA AGAACTCAAGAAAGCCCAGCTGGCAAAAGCTGCAGCTGAGGAAAGAGCACTCTTCACTGACCGGATGGCCACTAGGTCCACCACCCAGAGTAATAGAACCTCTCGACTTATTGGAAAGAAAATGAACCGCTCTGTCAGCCTTACTATATACTGA